The proteins below are encoded in one region of Leptospira sp. WS4.C2:
- a CDS encoding ATP-binding protein, with product MIIAPLPKNETARLSALKGLEILDTPEEEMFDEITRLASMICNAPISLVSLIDETRQWFKSHHGLTARETPRSIAFCSHAILGDEVFVVPNAKEDDRFKNNPLVDEAPNVIFYAGIPLALDDQIKLGTLCVIDNKPRELNEKQIQMLRLLGKQTVRLLQMRKATERLEIEKLAAQRATAAKRDFIAAISHDIRNPLNSLLGMSEMIREADLSPTVLGYVDHIRNAGEVILHLVNDTIEISRLEENASVTNNEWFELYQCLHILDSFFIAETKRKQIEFKLNNQVNQNIILHSDKRKIEKVFWNLTANAVKFTNKGKVTFSVHLETKTKDEGILQIEVSDTGPGISPEVKDKLFQKYNQFVPEGCGISGSGLGLSIVKLSLQELKGEVEVESTLGEGSLFKVKIPILWKLEETKSLPQKTEISPKSHLPSFSRPQRVLIADDNDLNRKVLRSYLKPLQFEIKETSNGIDAERELNKSPYDIAFLDIEMPGKHGTEIAKGLAGKPHRPALFACTGLCMPEEKDQILASGFEYFMPKPYLKEELYKHLREIAERGD from the coding sequence ATGATCATTGCCCCTTTACCGAAAAATGAGACTGCGCGTCTTTCGGCCTTAAAAGGGCTTGAAATCCTCGACACTCCCGAAGAAGAGATGTTCGATGAAATCACGAGACTTGCTTCGATGATTTGTAATGCACCGATCTCTCTTGTGAGTCTTATCGATGAAACAAGACAATGGTTCAAATCCCACCATGGGCTTACTGCACGCGAAACCCCTAGGTCCATTGCCTTTTGTTCCCATGCCATTTTAGGGGATGAAGTTTTTGTGGTTCCTAACGCCAAAGAAGATGATCGTTTTAAAAACAATCCCTTAGTCGATGAAGCACCTAATGTTATTTTTTATGCCGGTATCCCTTTGGCTCTCGATGACCAAATCAAACTGGGAACTCTTTGTGTCATCGATAACAAACCAAGAGAACTAAACGAAAAACAAATTCAAATGTTGCGGTTACTTGGAAAACAAACGGTACGTTTGTTACAAATGCGAAAAGCGACTGAGCGATTGGAAATTGAAAAATTGGCGGCCCAAAGAGCCACTGCAGCAAAAAGAGATTTTATCGCAGCCATTAGCCACGACATTCGGAATCCTTTAAATTCTCTCCTCGGGATGTCTGAAATGATTCGAGAGGCCGATTTAAGTCCAACGGTTCTTGGTTATGTGGATCATATACGAAATGCCGGTGAAGTGATCCTACATTTAGTGAATGATACCATTGAAATTTCTCGTTTAGAAGAAAACGCAAGTGTCACCAATAATGAATGGTTTGAGCTTTACCAATGTTTACATATTTTAGATTCCTTTTTTATAGCAGAAACGAAACGGAAACAAATAGAATTCAAACTAAACAATCAAGTGAATCAAAATATAATCCTACATTCTGACAAAAGAAAAATCGAAAAGGTTTTTTGGAATCTAACAGCCAATGCAGTAAAATTCACAAACAAGGGTAAGGTTACTTTTTCTGTACATTTGGAAACCAAAACAAAGGACGAAGGCATTTTACAAATTGAAGTGAGTGACACAGGTCCCGGAATTTCTCCTGAAGTGAAAGACAAACTCTTCCAAAAGTACAACCAATTTGTTCCTGAAGGTTGCGGAATCTCTGGTTCTGGACTCGGCCTTTCGATTGTCAAACTTTCATTACAAGAGTTGAAAGGGGAAGTGGAAGTAGAATCAACATTAGGTGAAGGTTCCCTATTCAAAGTAAAAATTCCGATCCTTTGGAAATTAGAGGAAACCAAATCCTTACCCCAAAAAACCGAAATTTCGCCTAAATCCCATCTACCCAGTTTTTCCAGACCCCAAAGAGTTCTCATTGCCGATGACAATGATCTCAACAGAAAAGTCCTACGAAGTTATTTGAAACCCTTACAATTTGAAATAAAAGAAACAAGTAACGGAATCGACGCAGAGAGGGAACTCAACAAATCTCCCTACGATATCGCCTTTTTGGATATCGAGATGCCAGGAAAACATGGGACAGAAATTGCGAAAGGTTTAGCGGGGAAACCTCACAGGCCGGCCCTATTCGCCTGTACGGGGCTATGTATGCCTGAGGAAAAGGACCAAATCCTCGCCTCTGGATTTGAGTATTTTATGCCCAAACCGTATCTAAAAGAAGAACTCTACAAACACCTGAGAGAGATTGCCGAAAGAGGAGACTAA
- a CDS encoding M61 family metallopeptidase has product MAKEQEEKILDRADQSNSLQLNFEVSIFDLFKHYFHVRLRVQTDQSEMTFCLPSWTPGSYMIRDYGTHLHKFEVKNQKTGETVPWEMVDLHHWKLKNLPSEFEISYIIYAFEDFTVRTNYLETEFGFINPPALFLYPEGKLEQSARVQFQVSNHFPYVYSSLTRSEEDIHIFFAENFDELFDSPFHLSKQNSVFFTAGNTKHELIVEGDVTFDFKTKLALDLKRITETQIEWMMDSPNPYYLFVLNLSLPSYGGLEHRASSINYFNPELIFDDEEYKKLLELLSHEYFHLWNIKRIRPIALGPFDYQKPNLTRELWIAEGFTSFYDAYFLYHSGFLSKEEYLSKLQSDIFSLEDNEADFWMSLEESSFTAWTKYYKRNGNSHNITVSYYTKGGVIALCMNLFLLKESKEKKTIRHVFQSLNEVFVKTKNRGFTKQEFFDTIKDVTGVDLKTEFNQYLEYPKPIPVDYYLDIIGIQRIQTDMVGDTGFKTKEKNGNLYIQKLLHKSDMDSFDLMLDDEILAINGKRATTNALQKLEKNLGPGEKFHLILSRAGKIKESMITASGYYKTRKFVIAEDTSDDRKELREFFLRNIV; this is encoded by the coding sequence ATGGCAAAAGAACAAGAGGAAAAAATCTTAGACAGGGCAGATCAGTCTAACTCTCTCCAGCTGAATTTTGAAGTCTCCATTTTTGACCTCTTCAAACACTACTTCCACGTTAGGCTCCGTGTCCAAACAGACCAATCGGAGATGACTTTTTGTTTGCCCAGTTGGACCCCTGGTTCTTACATGATCCGGGACTACGGAACCCACCTACATAAGTTCGAAGTAAAAAACCAAAAAACAGGAGAAACAGTTCCTTGGGAAATGGTAGATCTACACCACTGGAAATTAAAAAATTTACCCTCAGAATTCGAAATTTCCTATATTATTTATGCTTTTGAAGACTTTACCGTAAGAACAAATTATTTAGAAACAGAGTTTGGATTTATCAATCCCCCTGCTTTGTTTTTATACCCGGAAGGAAAACTAGAACAATCCGCCAGAGTTCAATTTCAAGTTTCTAATCATTTCCCCTATGTATATTCGAGTTTAACTCGTAGCGAAGAAGACATTCATATATTTTTTGCAGAGAATTTTGATGAACTATTTGATTCCCCATTTCATTTAAGCAAACAAAATTCTGTATTTTTTACAGCAGGAAACACCAAACATGAGTTAATTGTGGAAGGGGATGTAACGTTTGATTTTAAAACAAAGTTAGCGTTAGATCTAAAACGAATTACTGAAACACAAATTGAATGGATGATGGACTCACCCAATCCGTATTACCTATTTGTTCTCAATTTGAGTTTGCCTTCCTATGGTGGATTAGAACACAGGGCTTCCAGCATCAATTACTTCAATCCAGAACTGATTTTTGATGACGAAGAATATAAAAAGTTACTCGAACTTTTATCTCATGAATACTTTCATCTTTGGAATATCAAACGTATACGGCCCATTGCTCTTGGTCCGTTTGACTATCAAAAACCTAACCTAACGCGTGAATTATGGATTGCCGAAGGATTCACAAGCTTTTATGATGCTTACTTTCTCTACCATTCCGGCTTTCTCTCCAAAGAAGAATACTTATCCAAACTCCAATCGGATATTTTTTCTTTGGAAGACAATGAAGCTGATTTTTGGATGAGTTTAGAAGAATCCTCGTTTACAGCTTGGACAAAGTATTACAAACGAAACGGGAACAGCCACAATATCACTGTCTCTTATTATACCAAAGGTGGGGTTATCGCCTTATGTATGAATTTATTTTTACTCAAAGAATCAAAAGAGAAAAAAACAATTCGCCATGTGTTCCAAAGTTTAAACGAGGTATTTGTTAAAACCAAAAACAGAGGATTCACCAAACAAGAGTTCTTTGATACAATAAAGGATGTGACAGGAGTAGATCTTAAAACAGAGTTCAATCAATACCTAGAGTATCCGAAACCAATCCCTGTGGACTATTATTTAGACATTATCGGAATCCAAAGAATCCAAACCGATATGGTTGGTGACACCGGATTCAAAACAAAGGAAAAAAATGGGAACCTTTACATCCAAAAACTCCTTCACAAGTCCGACATGGACTCCTTTGATTTGATGTTAGATGATGAAATCCTTGCCATCAATGGGAAACGTGCCACGACAAATGCCTTACAGAAATTGGAGAAAAATTTAGGACCTGGCGAAAAATTCCACCTCATCCTTTCCCGAGCAGGAAAAATCAAAGAATCGATGATAACCGCTTCTGGGTATTACAAAACAAGAAAATTTGTGATAGCAGAAGACACCTCCGATGACAGAAAAGAACTACGAGAATTTTTCCTAAGGAATATTGTGTAA
- the efp gene encoding elongation factor P, whose protein sequence is MNLGITEVKKGMILKIDNELYSVVKTEFVNPGKGSAFIRTKLKNIVRDSSIERTFKAAEKLESVDLERRKMQYCYADGDQIIFMDVNDYEQIPVSKDYVEDILPFMKEETPVEVAFYNDKPIGVTPPNFAVLEVTYAEDGLKGDTTGLALKRVTVETGGEVQVPIFIRQGDTVKIDLRDLSYVERVNK, encoded by the coding sequence ATGAACTTAGGCATTACAGAAGTAAAAAAAGGAATGATTCTCAAGATTGACAATGAGCTTTATTCCGTCGTCAAAACAGAGTTTGTGAACCCAGGAAAGGGTTCTGCATTCATCCGTACCAAACTTAAAAATATTGTCCGCGATTCTTCCATTGAAAGAACCTTCAAAGCTGCAGAAAAACTGGAAAGTGTGGATTTAGAACGCCGCAAAATGCAGTACTGTTATGCTGATGGTGATCAAATCATTTTTATGGATGTTAACGATTACGAACAGATCCCTGTCTCTAAAGATTATGTGGAAGACATCCTTCCTTTTATGAAAGAAGAAACTCCGGTGGAAGTTGCGTTTTACAATGACAAACCGATTGGTGTCACACCTCCTAACTTTGCTGTGTTGGAAGTTACCTATGCAGAAGATGGTTTGAAAGGAGACACAACAGGTCTTGCGCTGAAACGTGTGACTGTAGAAACTGGAGGAGAAGTCCAAGTTCCTATTTTTATCAGACAAGGGGACACTGTGAAAATTGACCTTCGCGATTTGAGTTACGTGGAGCGAGTGAACAAATAG
- the mtnB gene encoding methylthioribulose 1-phosphate dehydratase, producing MDSHSLLQELTKLSHTYYERQWMYATAGNLSAREGDVFWITASGKHKGELNEKDFVCVSVKDGSLVSASAGLKPSAETSIHQVVYSQIPVAGAALHVHTLDSNLLEFGVGKEEGFKDFPLPPIEIIKAFGIWDEKPNLTFPVFYNHTHVPTIASEIKRYIETKGSPQVPFLLIEGHGPTVWGKSVAEANKHLEAVHFLLQVMARRI from the coding sequence TTGGATTCTCACTCCTTACTTCAGGAACTTACCAAACTCTCCCATACCTATTATGAAAGGCAGTGGATGTATGCCACTGCCGGAAATCTTTCTGCAAGAGAAGGAGATGTTTTTTGGATCACTGCATCTGGAAAACACAAAGGGGAACTTAACGAAAAAGATTTTGTTTGTGTTTCTGTAAAGGACGGGTCTTTGGTTTCTGCGAGTGCAGGGTTAAAACCTTCTGCGGAAACTAGCATCCATCAGGTGGTCTATTCTCAGATTCCAGTTGCTGGTGCTGCCCTCCATGTCCATACTCTAGATTCTAACTTACTGGAGTTTGGTGTTGGAAAAGAGGAGGGATTCAAAGATTTTCCTCTCCCACCAATCGAAATCATCAAGGCCTTTGGAATTTGGGATGAAAAACCAAATCTTACGTTTCCTGTTTTTTACAATCATACCCATGTCCCAACCATTGCATCGGAAATCAAACGTTACATAGAAACCAAAGGCAGTCCCCAAGTACCTTTTTTACTGATTGAAGGACATGGCCCTACAGTTTGGGGAAAGTCAGTGGCTGAGGCCAATAAACATTTGGAAGCAGTCCACTTTCTTTTACAAGTGATGGCCAGACGAATATGA
- a CDS encoding TIGR04454 family lipoprotein, translating into MKKSLILALALGLFLANCKSKVYTQEECESALASTFTQIEEEAKKNPAAAPVLAGLQQGKQKMIDQCMEGKFDPNCLKNAPGFAGIMGCVKK; encoded by the coding sequence ATGAAAAAATCCCTCATTTTGGCGCTCGCTCTCGGGCTTTTCTTGGCGAATTGTAAATCCAAAGTCTATACCCAAGAAGAGTGTGAGTCTGCTCTCGCTAGCACGTTCACTCAAATCGAAGAAGAAGCTAAAAAGAATCCAGCGGCAGCACCAGTTCTCGCAGGATTACAACAAGGTAAACAAAAAATGATCGATCAGTGTATGGAAGGAAAATTTGATCCAAACTGTTTGAAAAATGCTCCAGGTTTTGCTGGCATTATGGGTTGCGTAAAAAAATAA
- the msrB gene encoding peptide-methionine (R)-S-oxide reductase MsrB, whose product MNRAAKLPFLSFLFVLCLFLTSFCFESSSHSPKKPENLELRKKLTDLQYRVTQEDETEPPFQNEYWDNHEEGIYVDVVSKEPLFSSKDKFESGTGWPSFTKPIVKTNVIEITDNTYGMTRTEVRSKAGNSHLGHVFDDGPKPTNKRYCMNSASMEFIPKSKLKERGYASFLSEFSEPNHHK is encoded by the coding sequence ATGAACCGAGCTGCCAAATTGCCTTTTCTTTCCTTCCTTTTTGTATTATGTTTGTTTCTCACTTCTTTTTGTTTTGAATCCTCTTCGCACTCTCCGAAAAAACCAGAAAATTTGGAGCTACGAAAAAAACTGACTGATCTGCAATACCGAGTCACCCAAGAAGATGAAACAGAACCCCCATTCCAGAATGAATACTGGGACAATCATGAAGAGGGAATCTATGTAGACGTTGTTTCGAAAGAACCTTTGTTCAGTTCAAAAGATAAATTTGAATCGGGGACGGGGTGGCCTAGTTTTACGAAACCGATAGTAAAAACCAATGTGATAGAAATTACAGATAATACCTATGGGATGACTCGAACAGAAGTCCGGTCGAAAGCTGGAAATTCTCATTTAGGCCATGTTTTTGATGATGGCCCAAAGCCAACAAACAAACGTTATTGTATGAATTCTGCCTCGATGGAATTTATCCCCAAATCAAAATTGAAAGAACGAGGATACGCATCCTTTCTTTCTGAATTTTCAGAACCGAATCATCACAAATAA
- a CDS encoding SDR family oxidoreductase: MKDGTHVYIFGIGSGIGQGLHRRFLEDNSVSLFGFSRKGEYTLDSFPGKNMGTFVFDAKNGNDLQTFQTLIASQYGFQPNSLSPASSLKNVDLLVYFAFGDGVFGPVAELNEADLKSHFDLNVHSLILLSKAFAPLLSSFRSSTFVFLGSTAGKQGFPESVAYCASKHAVLGIARALREEWKPLGTKVVHVSLGAVATEIWDTRPQFDKNDMVSITDISEYLWSISHLPKSIFVDDLSITPKKGIL; this comes from the coding sequence ATGAAGGACGGGACCCATGTGTATATTTTTGGAATTGGTTCCGGAATTGGACAAGGGCTCCACAGACGTTTTTTAGAGGATAACTCTGTATCCCTATTTGGATTTTCGAGAAAGGGGGAATATACTCTTGATTCCTTTCCTGGCAAAAACATGGGAACCTTTGTTTTCGATGCCAAAAACGGAAATGATCTACAAACGTTTCAAACATTGATCGCCTCTCAATATGGATTCCAACCTAATTCATTATCTCCCGCTTCTTCTCTAAAGAACGTCGACCTTCTCGTTTACTTTGCTTTTGGGGATGGAGTGTTTGGACCGGTTGCTGAACTGAATGAGGCCGATTTAAAATCCCATTTTGATCTCAATGTGCATTCTCTGATTTTACTTTCGAAGGCATTTGCACCGTTATTATCTTCCTTTCGCAGTTCGACTTTTGTGTTTTTGGGATCCACAGCGGGAAAACAAGGATTCCCTGAATCTGTGGCTTATTGTGCCTCCAAACATGCTGTTCTCGGAATCGCAAGGGCACTCCGGGAAGAGTGGAAACCCTTGGGAACCAAGGTGGTGCATGTGAGTCTTGGAGCCGTAGCCACAGAAATTTGGGACACAAGACCTCAGTTTGACAAGAATGATATGGTTTCGATTACGGACATTTCCGAGTATTTGTGGAGTATTTCCCACTTGCCTAAATCCATCTTTGTAGATGACTTATCCATTACCCCAAAAAAAGGAATCTTATAG
- a CDS encoding magnesium transporter CorA family protein, with product MPALFNYILTPSSKDEVLLDRPLPLSHRHPKHWIHITAENEEKLMFLFQKHDIHQLTIEDILNPNSRIKLEIFPNYIFFVFRGFHFERNQLTQKNFNFILTPNQIISLTLDYRDSIGDIIDQWKVNNKILARGYEFIVHKILDIETDHTLAITQKIEERIEHFEEQIFGNAKSLDISNVYSLRSSLLSIKKGMLQNKEVLEDLEKIKNSFFSDEADAFFRDVRDHSLRILEQVDSNIESISSALEAHIAISTRKTNEIMKILTIMTAIMLPMSLVAGIYGMNFRHMPTLEWEYGFITALGAMGFLGIIMLLYFRIKRWY from the coding sequence ATGCCAGCTCTCTTTAATTATATTTTAACTCCATCCAGTAAAGATGAAGTCCTTCTCGACAGACCTCTCCCCCTTTCCCACAGACATCCCAAACATTGGATTCATATCACAGCCGAAAACGAAGAAAAACTGATGTTTCTCTTTCAAAAACATGATATCCACCAACTAACCATTGAGGACATTCTAAACCCCAATAGCCGGATCAAATTAGAGATTTTCCCCAATTATATTTTTTTTGTTTTCCGTGGTTTCCATTTTGAGAGAAACCAACTCACTCAAAAAAACTTTAACTTCATCCTAACACCAAACCAAATCATTTCTCTAACGCTGGACTACCGAGATAGTATTGGTGATATCATAGACCAGTGGAAGGTGAATAATAAAATTTTGGCCCGTGGATATGAATTCATTGTTCACAAAATTTTGGATATCGAAACAGACCATACACTGGCCATTACTCAGAAAATTGAAGAACGGATCGAACATTTTGAAGAACAAATTTTTGGAAATGCAAAGTCTCTCGATATCAGTAACGTTTATAGTTTGCGATCAAGTCTTCTTTCGATCAAAAAAGGAATGCTTCAAAACAAAGAAGTTTTGGAAGATTTAGAAAAAATCAAAAATAGTTTTTTCAGCGATGAAGCAGATGCCTTCTTTCGAGATGTAAGAGACCATTCGCTTCGTATCTTAGAACAAGTGGATAGTAATATCGAATCTATATCCTCTGCTCTCGAAGCCCATATCGCTATTTCGACTCGTAAAACCAATGAGATCATGAAGATCCTCACCATCATGACAGCCATCATGTTACCTATGTCTCTTGTGGCAGGAATTTATGGGATGAACTTCCGCCATATGCCCACTCTCGAATGGGAGTATGGTTTTATCACGGCTCTCGGAGCGATGGGATTTTTAGGGATTATTATGTTATTATATTTTCGAATCAAACGTTGGTATTGA
- a CDS encoding KamA family radical SAM protein, translating into MTWSDWKWQLQNRITTLKDLEEKLTLTPEERESFAPALEEFSFAVTPYYLERIDKENPNCPIRKQILPRAGELTKKPNEVEDPLAEERYMPVKGVTHRYPDRAIWYISHVCAVYCRFCTRKRKVSDPEETPNRNEWEKALEYFRTHTELREIILSGGDPLTLSDSSIDYLLGELKSIPHLNQVRIHSRHPVTMPMRLTADLCSVFAKYFPLYMVTHFNHPNEITDETKIYVMRLIKEGHVSVFNQSVLLSGINDDEKILSELNYKLISLGIKPYYLHQCDEVFGSSDFVVPIERGIEIYRKLRGFHSGITIPNYVKDLTGGGGKVLLSPNYLQKKTEDGYLFQNYLGDEYEVGH; encoded by the coding sequence ATGACCTGGTCGGATTGGAAATGGCAACTACAAAACCGAATCACTACTCTTAAGGATTTGGAAGAAAAACTGACTCTCACTCCAGAAGAGAGGGAAAGTTTTGCACCCGCATTAGAGGAATTTAGTTTTGCCGTCACCCCTTACTATTTGGAAAGGATCGACAAAGAAAATCCGAACTGTCCCATCCGCAAACAAATCCTCCCAAGAGCCGGAGAACTTACCAAAAAACCCAATGAAGTAGAAGATCCCCTGGCAGAAGAGCGGTACATGCCCGTCAAAGGAGTGACCCATCGATATCCCGATCGTGCGATTTGGTACATTTCTCATGTCTGTGCTGTGTATTGCCGGTTTTGTACAAGAAAACGTAAGGTATCGGACCCAGAAGAAACTCCCAATCGTAACGAATGGGAAAAAGCTCTCGAATACTTTCGAACTCATACAGAACTACGAGAGATTATTTTGTCTGGCGGCGACCCTCTCACTCTTTCCGACTCTTCGATTGATTACCTTTTAGGGGAATTAAAATCCATTCCTCATCTCAACCAAGTGCGGATTCACTCCCGCCACCCAGTCACTATGCCCATGCGACTCACCGCAGACCTCTGCAGTGTTTTTGCAAAATACTTTCCTTTGTATATGGTCACTCATTTTAACCATCCGAATGAAATTACAGATGAAACAAAAATCTATGTTATGCGACTCATCAAAGAGGGTCATGTATCCGTTTTTAACCAATCGGTTTTACTTTCTGGAATCAATGATGATGAAAAGATTTTGTCTGAATTGAATTATAAATTAATCTCCTTAGGAATCAAACCCTACTACCTCCACCAATGTGATGAAGTATTCGGAAGTTCCGACTTTGTTGTTCCCATTGAAAGAGGAATCGAAATCTATCGTAAACTACGGGGGTTTCATTCAGGAATCACGATCCCCAATTATGTAAAAGACCTCACGGGTGGTGGAGGGAAGGTTCTTCTCTCACCTAACTATTTACAAAAGAAAACAGAAGATGGGTATCTATTTCAAAACTATTTAGGAGATGAATATGAAGTGGGACATTAA
- a CDS encoding VOC family protein — protein MIHHIAIGTPHPSHLAKFYLKIPGSKKIQEFYYESGEVRSVWIGFGSVILMLEEGEKQSPRALVFSFSGKDRSEWTQFLNQVKIQNQTDYTAYFLDSDGNLLGVSAYPEKLEAFLEMS, from the coding sequence ATGATCCACCACATTGCCATAGGTACGCCCCACCCTTCCCATTTAGCCAAATTTTACCTCAAAATTCCAGGATCGAAAAAAATTCAGGAGTTCTATTACGAATCGGGAGAGGTCCGTTCCGTTTGGATTGGATTTGGTTCAGTCATTCTTATGTTAGAAGAAGGAGAGAAACAGTCTCCCCGTGCTCTAGTTTTTTCTTTTTCGGGAAAAGATAGATCTGAGTGGACTCAATTTCTAAACCAAGTAAAAATCCAGAACCAAACCGATTACACCGCATACTTTTTAGATAGTGACGGAAATTTGTTAGGCGTAAGTGCATATCCAGAAAAACTAGAGGCCTTTTTAGAGATGAGTTGA
- a CDS encoding SDR family NAD(P)-dependent oxidoreductase: MEFKESIVLVTGGSGGIGREIVRTLVLAGFSVWNLDKVRPSTPILQETYREVDLAETPFVVERSLSKIIQECSEAGDFYGFVHNAGFGGPYHPITEVSVEEWESIFRINLNTLFLLSKLLLPIFKTQSFGRIVAIASSLSIVGSANSVAYSSSKHGLVGFIRSIADEWGKFGITANAVSPGYVDTNMGIQEDQVSDHKTKIIDRTPVRRIAEPSEIARVVNFLLQKESGYISGSNWTVDGGLTAI; this comes from the coding sequence ATGGAATTCAAGGAATCGATTGTACTCGTGACCGGTGGCAGTGGCGGAATTGGAAGGGAAATTGTTCGTACCCTTGTCCTTGCGGGTTTTTCTGTCTGGAACCTGGACAAAGTCAGGCCCAGTACTCCCATCCTCCAAGAGACTTATAGAGAAGTGGATTTGGCGGAGACCCCCTTTGTGGTAGAGAGAAGTCTTTCCAAAATCATCCAAGAATGTTCTGAGGCCGGGGATTTTTATGGGTTTGTCCACAATGCTGGGTTTGGTGGGCCTTACCACCCGATCACAGAAGTTTCTGTGGAAGAATGGGAATCCATTTTCCGCATCAATTTAAATACTTTGTTCCTTCTCTCCAAATTACTCCTTCCTATTTTCAAAACCCAAAGTTTTGGACGGATTGTGGCCATTGCTTCTTCGTTATCCATTGTAGGTTCTGCAAACTCTGTGGCTTATTCATCCTCCAAACATGGGTTAGTTGGGTTTATTCGTTCCATTGCTGATGAATGGGGGAAATTCGGAATCACAGCCAATGCAGTGAGCCCAGGTTATGTGGATACCAATATGGGAATCCAAGAAGATCAGGTTTCCGACCATAAAACTAAAATCATAGATAGGACGCCTGTTAGGCGCATTGCAGAGCCGTCTGAAATTGCTCGTGTGGTCAATTTCCTACTTCAAAAAGAATCCGGATATATTTCTGGATCGAATTGGACTGTTGATGGCGGACTCACTGCCATTTAA